The following coding sequences are from one Spea bombifrons isolate aSpeBom1 chromosome 13, aSpeBom1.2.pri, whole genome shotgun sequence window:
- the ARHGAP40 gene encoding rho GTPase-activating protein 40 has translation MSDPQTTAFSRQDSEPLSMNDFWQEVEHIKQTRYSDVEECSSSEPNTPEEGEAEEDWLQDTGLSPLIGDQTPVEDNVLLLSTLTRTQTAAVQRRLDSYSCSLRKRCKQPTRDVREVFDVTRIQDCLPEENGVSDKRAPPLVNGNNLKPSPNHLKVSEASNILYTDVAYSEQAAFGPKAESKTSLQPESLPNINIYKGRLGVTRVSDLSPLDVKPIPSLALIELTALFDVLDLELKRNKAVKRKAAEGRLFGVMLNALLEQDQKVVPHARIPLILEAILTCLEKKGLTVQGILRVPGAQARIKTLQQRLERDFYGGLICWDDVNPHDASGLLKLFLRELPAPLLTAEYLPAFSAVQNISDTRQKLQALNLLVLVLPEPNRHTLKALLEFLHKVASHEKSNLMSMWNIATIIAPNLFLYRGSNLKSVEGGGKQQAEGVAGVVMAMVRYQDLLWTVPTFLLSQVRKLNESRSKRSAFGDQKIRNFLRKIHKDKEKQEKNQTEPCKQVKVRTPLFVRDTLVIQLNEETRASDVLQQFQKQMTQRNWQMNNVASMKCNGPIEFPKLDLYEVGGNICERCLDPDTYLLDLQTVNPNGEWVIKARHPSPPVL, from the exons ATGAGTGATCCCCAGACCACCGCATTCTCACGGCAAGACTCTGAACCTCTTTCAATGAATGACTTTTGGCAAGAGGTAGAACATATAAAACAGACAAGATACTCTGATGTTGAAGAATGCAGTTCTTCTGAGCCCAACACTCCAGaag AGGGTGAAGCAGAGGAAGACTGGCTGCAGGACACCGGCCTCTCTCCCCTTATTGGTGACCAAACCCCAGTAGAAGACAATGTTCTTCTCTTATCCACCTTGACCAGAACACAGACTGCTGCTGTACAGAGACGCCTGGATAGCTACAGCTGCTCCCTCCGGAAACGTTGCAAGCAACCGACCCGAGATGTCAGAGAGGTGTTTGATGTAACCCGCATCCAA GACTGCCTTCCAGAAGAAAACGGGGTATCTGACAAGAGAGCACCCCCTCTTGTCAATGGGAATAACTTGAAAC CTTCACcaaaccacctcaaagtttcAGAGGCCTCCAACATACTTTACACTGATGTGGCCTACTCTGAACAGGCAGCTTTTGGACCAAAAGCAGAGAGCAAGACATCATTACAACCAGAGTCTCTACCT AATATTAACATCTATAAAGGTCGTCTGGGAGTAACCCGGGTGTCGGACTTGTCCCCTCTTGACGTGAAACCGATCCCCTCTCTTGCTCTTATTGAGCTGACTGCTCTGTTTGACGTTTTGGATCTAGAGCTGAAGAGGAATAAGGCTGTGAAACGGAAAGCCGCTG AGGGCCGACTGTTTGGGGTTATGCTGAACGCTCTTCTGGAACAAGACCAGAAGGTGGTTCCCCACGCGCGGATCCCTCTGATTCTCGAAGCG ATTCTGACGTGCCTGGAGAAAAAGGGTCTTACAGTTCAGGGTATCCTAAGGGTTCCTGGCGCGCAGGCACGAATCAAG ACCTTGCAGCAGAGACTGGAGAGAGACTTTTATGGTGGACTCATCTGTTGGGATGACGTGAATCCGCATGATGCATCTGGTCTTCTCAAACTCTTCCTGCGTGAGCTCCCCGCGCCTTTACTAACGGCGGAATACCTTCCAGCCTTCAGTGCTGTGCAAA ATATTTCTGACACGAGACAAAAGCTCCAAGCGCTGAACCTCCTCGTTTTGGTGCTTCCAGAGCCGAACCGCCACACTCTTAAG GCTCTTCTAGAGTTCCTGCACAAGGTGGCCTCTCATGAGAAGAGTAACCTCATGTCTATGTGGAATATCGCCACTATAATCGCCCCCAACCTTTTTCTGTATCGAGGGAGCAACCTCAAGAGTGTAGAAGGAGGGGGGAAACAGCAGGCCGAAGGTGTGGCTGGGGTAGTGATGGCCATGGTGCGGTACCAAGACCTGCTCTGGACA GTACCAACGTTTCTGCTGTCTCAGGTCCGCAAACTAAATGAAAGCAGAAGCAAGAGGTCCGCGTTTGGTGATCAAAAAATACGGAATTTCCTGCGCAAAATCCACAaggataaagaaaaacaagaaaagaacCAGACTGAG CCCTGTAAGCAAGTGAAGGTTCGGACACCCCTGTTCGTGAGAGACACCTTGGTCATTCAGCTAAATGAGGAGACAAGAGCATCGGATGTCCTGCAGCAGTTCCAGAAGCAAATGACGCAGCGCAACTGGCAGATGAACAACGTGGCCTCGATGAAATG CAATGGTCCCATTGAGTTTCCGAAACTGGACCTGTATGAAGTTGGAGGGAATATCT GTGAACGCTGCCTGGATCCAGATACCTACTTACTTGACTTACAAACTGTGAATCCTAATGGAGAATGGGTAATAAAGGCCAGGCACCCGTCTCCTCCCGTCTTATAG